The Oscillospiraceae bacterium genome has a segment encoding these proteins:
- a CDS encoding PAS domain-containing protein, giving the protein MDPAPYEVEFMNVVVDKANDLQVTDADSHFAQFAGVHPSKIKQGKLFLYDKLKPADRERVMQNICKKGARFTYMTMDLLDKKGTPLFVHCVGQNYEDSTLCRMTFADVSESRRRQEQLRAQAVEMNELIDLVCGGVCLFKVTPEMHIECLYLNKGCCRLFGTSQESSRLRAYRLDELLHPDDRSGVFQAIGRAMAVGEEVDCECRVRVHEGEFIWCQLRAGIQRYQGECPVFHAVFTDITRIKAAEEKADREAQRMVSLFKNLPGATFFTGTADPLQLDLVSEDFIQFIGYSRTELFQLFSGNLARLMDENEAAAVAVQLRTGAADRRLLTVEYTLYIGDACALRVRDSRKVIEHPDGSKAFLGVLNVI; this is encoded by the coding sequence ATGGACCCAGCCCCCTATGAAGTTGAATTTATGAATGTGGTGGTGGATAAGGCCAACGATTTGCAGGTGACAGACGCAGACAGTCACTTTGCCCAGTTTGCCGGTGTGCACCCGTCTAAGATCAAACAGGGCAAGCTGTTCCTGTACGACAAATTAAAACCGGCGGACCGGGAGCGGGTGATGCAAAACATCTGCAAAAAGGGCGCCCGATTTACATATATGACCATGGACCTGCTGGACAAAAAGGGCACGCCGCTCTTTGTCCATTGTGTGGGTCAGAATTACGAGGACTCCACCCTGTGCCGCATGACCTTTGCGGATGTGTCCGAGAGCCGGCGGCGCCAGGAGCAGCTGCGGGCCCAGGCGGTGGAGATGAATGAGCTTATCGACCTGGTGTGCGGCGGCGTGTGTCTGTTTAAGGTCACGCCGGAAATGCACATTGAGTGCCTGTATCTGAACAAAGGCTGCTGTCGGTTGTTCGGCACCTCCCAGGAGAGCAGCCGCCTGCGGGCCTATCGGCTGGACGAACTGCTTCACCCGGACGACCGCTCTGGGGTATTCCAGGCCATCGGTCGCGCTATGGCCGTAGGTGAGGAAGTGGATTGCGAGTGCCGGGTGCGGGTGCATGAGGGCGAATTTATTTGGTGCCAGCTGCGAGCGGGTATTCAGCGCTACCAGGGCGAGTGCCCGGTGTTTCACGCCGTATTTACGGATATTACCCGCATTAAGGCGGCGGAGGAAAAGGCGGACCGAGAGGCGCAGCGGATGGTGAGTCTGTTTAAGAACCTGCCCGGTGCCACTTTCTTTACAGGCACGGCCGACCCTTTGCAGCTGGACTTGGTCAGCGAGGATTTTATCCAGTTTATCGGCTATTCCAGAACGGAGTTATTCCAGTTGTTCTCCGGCAATTTGGCGCGACTGATGGATGAGAACGAGGCGGCGGCTGTGGCCGTGCAACTGCGCACCGGCGCAGCGGATCGGCGGCTCTTAACGGTGGAATACACCCTTTATATCGGTGACGCCTGCGCCTTGCGTGTGCGGGACAGCCGCAAAGTGATTGAACATCCGGACGGCTCTAAAGCCTTTTTGGGTGTACTCAATGTAATATGA
- a CDS encoding phosphoribosylformylglycinamidine synthase: MANVYRIFVEKKKGNDIEAMQILTDLRQNVGITALTGLRLINRYDVQGVSEAEFRRAVHGVFAEDNLDNTADDVTFAPGERVFAMEFLPGQYDQRADSAAQCIQLLTAGECPRVASAKVIALAGDITDAEFDKIKSYLINPVESREATMAKPESLDLTADVPADIARIAGFITKSDDEIAAYHSQMGFAMSVEDLKWVRDYFKNEEHRDPSLTELKVIDTYWSDHCRHTTFSTKLDKITVEESRYAAAVEDALRLYLDMRGALYAGKNKDICLMDMACIGTKYLKSQGKADNLDESEEINACSIEVPVTVDGKTEQWLVQFKNETHNHPTEIEPFGGAATCLGGAIRDPLSGRAYVYQAMRVTGSGDPTTAFADTLEAKLPQRKITTGAAQGYSSYGNQIGLATGQVTELYDAGYVAKRMEIGAVIGASPKENVVRACPTPGDIIVLLGGRTGRDGCGGATGSSKAHNSESIETCGAEVQKGNPPTERKIQRLFRNKDVSTRIKRCNDFGAGGVCVAIGELADGLTVDLDKVPKKYEGLDGTELAISESQERMAVVLDPKDVDAFIAAAYKENLEATPVAVVTDNNRLEMTWRGDKIVDISRDFLNTNGVTQHATASIAPIDESKNYLHTVPAELQGLSLSAALKANLCRLEVCSQKGLVERFDSSIGAATVNMPYAGVYQLTPEEAMVAKLPLEHGQTDDATVMAYGFIPGVSRWSPFHSAAFAVTESLAKLAAVGCDPAEARLTFQEYFERLGNKPERWGKPAAALLGALTAQAGYGTPSIGGKDSMSGSFNELDVPPTLVSFAVGMSKASHTGTALLQHPGSKVYLLQIPVNEATGLPDYKNAMALMQAVCAGVQDKSVLSAAVVKEGGAAAAVCKMAFGSKLGFTFAQGLDAATLFAPYEGSFVVEIPEDGVLADSLAPYATALGTVNGNGIFILDGDVLTADELIAAWSSKLESVFPTDSGKSAAVEDVPLYKERSIFVSQNKVARPRVFIPAFPGTNCEVDTARAFEQAGADPHILVVGNLTPAAINETIEKMVEEIKQAQIVMLPGGFSGGDEPEGSGKFIATTFRNPAVAEAVTQLLNCRDGLMLGICNGFQALIKLGLVPYGKIVNIQESDPTLTFNTIGRHISQMAYTRVTSTKSPWLAGTQAGDMFAVPISHGEGRFVADEATLRRLAENGQIATQYVDPDGNVATDMPFNPNGSVWAVEGITSPDGRVLGKMGHCERKGENLYKNVPFNKDMQIFESGVKYFK, translated from the coding sequence ATGGCAAATGTTTATCGGATTTTTGTGGAAAAGAAGAAAGGCAACGACATTGAGGCCATGCAGATCTTAACGGATCTGCGCCAAAATGTGGGCATTACAGCGCTCACCGGCCTGCGGCTTATTAACCGCTACGATGTGCAGGGCGTCAGCGAGGCGGAGTTCCGCCGTGCCGTGCACGGGGTCTTTGCCGAGGACAATCTGGACAATACGGCAGACGACGTAACCTTCGCCCCCGGCGAGCGGGTGTTTGCCATGGAGTTCCTGCCCGGCCAATACGACCAACGGGCAGACAGCGCCGCCCAGTGTATTCAGCTGCTTACCGCAGGAGAATGTCCCCGGGTAGCCAGCGCCAAGGTGATCGCCCTTGCCGGCGACATTACGGACGCGGAGTTTGATAAGATTAAATCCTACCTGATCAACCCGGTGGAGAGCCGGGAGGCCACCATGGCCAAACCGGAGAGCCTGGATCTGACTGCCGATGTACCGGCGGACATTGCGCGCATTGCCGGCTTTATCACCAAGAGCGATGACGAAATCGCCGCTTACCACAGCCAAATGGGCTTTGCCATGAGTGTGGAGGACCTAAAGTGGGTGCGGGACTACTTTAAGAACGAAGAACACCGGGATCCCAGCTTAACGGAGCTGAAAGTGATTGACACCTACTGGTCCGACCACTGCCGCCACACCACCTTTTCTACCAAGCTGGACAAGATCACCGTGGAGGAAAGCAGATACGCCGCCGCAGTAGAGGACGCCCTGCGCCTGTACCTGGATATGCGCGGCGCCCTGTATGCCGGCAAAAACAAAGACATTTGCCTGATGGATATGGCCTGCATCGGCACCAAATATCTGAAGTCACAGGGCAAGGCGGACAACCTGGACGAGAGCGAGGAGATCAACGCCTGCTCCATTGAAGTACCGGTAACGGTGGACGGCAAGACCGAGCAATGGCTGGTGCAGTTTAAGAACGAGACCCACAACCACCCCACGGAGATTGAGCCCTTCGGTGGCGCGGCCACTTGCCTGGGCGGCGCCATTCGTGACCCGCTGAGCGGGCGCGCCTATGTGTACCAGGCCATGCGGGTTACCGGCTCCGGCGATCCCACCACCGCCTTTGCAGACACCCTGGAGGCCAAGCTGCCCCAGCGGAAGATCACGACCGGCGCTGCCCAAGGTTACAGCAGCTACGGCAACCAGATCGGACTGGCCACCGGCCAGGTCACTGAGCTGTACGACGCCGGGTATGTGGCCAAGCGTATGGAGATCGGCGCAGTGATCGGCGCCTCTCCCAAAGAGAATGTGGTGCGGGCGTGTCCCACTCCCGGCGATATCATTGTGCTGCTGGGCGGGCGCACCGGCCGTGACGGCTGCGGCGGCGCCACCGGCTCCTCCAAGGCCCACAATTCCGAATCTATCGAGACCTGCGGCGCCGAGGTGCAAAAGGGTAATCCTCCCACCGAGCGCAAAATTCAGCGGTTGTTCCGCAACAAGGATGTATCCACCCGCATTAAGCGCTGCAACGACTTTGGCGCCGGCGGTGTGTGCGTAGCCATCGGCGAGCTGGCAGACGGCCTGACCGTGGATCTGGACAAGGTACCCAAGAAGTACGAGGGATTGGACGGCACAGAGCTGGCCATCTCCGAGAGCCAGGAGCGCATGGCTGTGGTGCTGGATCCCAAGGATGTGGACGCCTTTATTGCCGCAGCTTATAAAGAGAACTTAGAGGCCACCCCGGTGGCCGTGGTTACGGACAACAATCGACTGGAAATGACCTGGCGTGGCGACAAGATCGTGGACATCAGCAGGGATTTCCTGAACACCAACGGTGTGACCCAGCACGCCACCGCGTCCATCGCCCCCATTGACGAGAGCAAAAACTATTTACATACCGTACCGGCAGAGCTGCAAGGGTTGTCTCTGTCCGCTGCGCTGAAAGCCAATCTGTGCCGACTGGAAGTCTGCTCCCAAAAGGGACTGGTGGAGCGGTTCGATTCCTCCATCGGCGCCGCCACGGTAAATATGCCTTACGCCGGCGTGTACCAGCTGACCCCGGAGGAGGCCATGGTGGCCAAGCTGCCCCTGGAGCACGGCCAAACGGATGACGCTACGGTGATGGCCTACGGCTTTATCCCCGGCGTATCTCGCTGGAGCCCCTTCCATTCCGCCGCCTTTGCGGTAACGGAGAGCCTTGCAAAACTGGCTGCCGTGGGCTGCGACCCGGCAGAAGCACGGCTCACCTTCCAGGAATATTTTGAGCGCCTGGGCAACAAGCCGGAGCGCTGGGGCAAACCCGCTGCTGCCCTGCTGGGCGCCCTGACCGCACAGGCCGGGTATGGCACCCCCTCCATTGGCGGTAAAGACTCTATGAGCGGCTCCTTTAACGAACTGGATGTACCGCCTACCTTGGTGAGCTTCGCCGTGGGTATGAGCAAGGCGTCTCACACCGGCACCGCCCTGCTGCAGCACCCGGGCAGCAAAGTGTATCTGCTGCAAATTCCGGTAAATGAGGCCACCGGTCTGCCGGATTACAAAAACGCTATGGCCCTGATGCAGGCGGTTTGCGCCGGCGTGCAGGACAAGTCCGTTCTCTCTGCCGCTGTGGTGAAAGAGGGCGGCGCCGCTGCCGCCGTGTGCAAGATGGCCTTCGGCAGCAAACTGGGCTTTACCTTTGCCCAGGGGTTGGACGCTGCCACCCTGTTTGCACCCTATGAGGGCAGCTTTGTGGTAGAAATTCCCGAGGATGGCGTCCTGGCCGACAGCCTGGCGCCCTATGCCACCGCCCTGGGCACCGTCAACGGCAACGGAATCTTTATTTTGGACGGCGATGTGTTGACCGCGGACGAACTGATCGCCGCCTGGAGCAGCAAGCTGGAGAGCGTGTTCCCCACAGACAGCGGCAAGAGCGCGGCAGTGGAGGATGTGCCGCTCTATAAAGAGCGCTCCATTTTCGTCAGCCAAAACAAGGTGGCGCGGCCCCGGGTATTCATTCCCGCGTTCCCTGGCACCAATTGCGAGGTAGACACCGCCCGCGCCTTTGAACAGGCCGGTGCGGATCCCCATATTTTAGTCGTAGGCAACCTGACCCCTGCCGCCATTAACGAGACCATTGAGAAGATGGTGGAGGAAATTAAGCAGGCGCAGATCGTGATGCTGCCCGGCGGCTTCTCCGGCGGTGACGAGCCGGAAGGCTCCGGCAAATTCATTGCTACCACCTTCCGCAACCCGGCGGTGGCCGAGGCGGTCACCCAGCTGCTCAACTGCCGCGACGGCTTAATGCTGGGTATCTGCAACGGGTTCCAGGCGCTGATCAAGCTGGGTCTGGTGCCCTACGGCAAGATTGTGAACATTCAGGAGAGCGACCCCACCCTGACCTTTAATACCATTGGCCGCCATATCAGCCAAATGGCTTACACCCGGGTTACCAGCACCAAATCCCCGTGGCTGGCAGGCACCCAGGCAGGCGATATGTTTGCCGTACCCATCTCTCACGGTGAGGGCCGGTTCGTAGCAGATGAGGCCACCCTGCGCCGGTTGGCGGAGAACGGCCAGATCGCTACCCAATATGTGGACCCGGACGGCAATGTGGCCACGGATATGCCCTTTAACCCCAACGGCTCCGTATGGGCGGTGGAAGGCATTACTTCCCCGGACGGCCGCGTGCTGGGCAAAATGGGTCACTGCGAACGCAAGGGCGAAAATCTATACAAGAACGTACCCTTTAACAAGGATATGCAGATCTTTGAGTCCGGCGTTAAATACTTCAAATAA
- a CDS encoding cofactor-independent phosphoglycerate mutase, giving the protein MKYVVVLCDGMADYPVPALGGKTPMMVAKKPHIDALAAKAEVGLVRTVAPGLKPGSDVANMSVLGFDPHRFYTGRSPLEAASIGIDMKDSDVSLRTNLVTLSDKGEPFADKVIEDYCADDISTGEARQLIEAVQAAFGGGEYDFYTGVSYRHCLIWHGGTTELGNMTPPHDITGKVIGPHLSTAETARPLLEMMEKSFDLLKDHPVNKARVAAGRRPANCIWLWGEGKRPALRPFEALYGIKGGMVSAVDLLKGIANCAGMEVAEVPGATGYIDTDFEGKAKAALDLLTRNDLVYVHFEAPDECGHRNEPENKVKAIEMIDSRVLPILEEGLEQYEDYKILLLPDHPTPIVTRTHASDPVPYLLYQKSAPKTGVDTINEETAKATGIYMENGPAMMPHFLGQDA; this is encoded by the coding sequence ATGAAATATGTTGTAGTGCTGTGCGACGGCATGGCAGACTACCCGGTGCCCGCCCTGGGCGGCAAAACCCCCATGATGGTGGCAAAGAAGCCCCATATCGACGCCCTGGCCGCCAAGGCGGAGGTAGGGCTGGTGCGCACCGTAGCGCCGGGACTGAAGCCCGGCTCCGATGTAGCCAATATGAGCGTGCTGGGCTTTGACCCCCACCGATTTTACACCGGGCGCAGCCCGCTGGAGGCCGCCTCCATCGGCATTGATATGAAAGACAGCGATGTGTCCTTGCGCACCAACCTGGTGACCCTCAGTGACAAGGGCGAGCCCTTTGCCGACAAGGTGATCGAGGACTACTGCGCCGACGATATTTCCACCGGGGAGGCTCGCCAGCTGATAGAAGCGGTGCAGGCAGCCTTTGGCGGCGGAGAATATGATTTTTACACCGGCGTATCTTACCGCCACTGTTTGATCTGGCACGGCGGCACCACAGAGCTAGGCAATATGACCCCACCCCATGACATTACCGGCAAGGTAATCGGCCCCCATCTCTCCACCGCAGAGACGGCACGCCCTCTGCTGGAGATGATGGAAAAGTCCTTTGACCTGCTAAAGGACCACCCGGTGAACAAAGCCCGCGTGGCTGCCGGTCGTCGCCCGGCCAACTGCATTTGGCTGTGGGGCGAGGGCAAGCGCCCGGCGCTCCGGCCCTTTGAGGCGCTGTACGGCATCAAGGGCGGTATGGTCTCTGCCGTAGACCTGCTCAAGGGCATTGCCAACTGCGCCGGTATGGAAGTGGCAGAAGTGCCCGGCGCCACCGGTTATATTGACACCGACTTTGAGGGCAAAGCCAAGGCGGCGCTGGATCTGCTGACGCGCAACGATCTGGTGTATGTGCACTTTGAGGCGCCGGACGAGTGCGGCCACCGCAACGAACCGGAAAACAAAGTAAAAGCCATTGAGATGATCGACAGCCGGGTACTGCCCATTCTGGAAGAGGGACTGGAACAGTACGAGGATTACAAGATCCTGCTGCTGCCGGACCACCCCACCCCCATTGTGACCCGCACCCACGCCAGCGACCCGGTGCCCTACCTGCTGTACCAAAAGTCCGCGCCCAAGACGGGGGTAGACACCATCAATGAGGAGACCGCTAAGGCCACCGGCATTTATATGGAGAACGGCCCGGCGATGATGCCCCACTTCCTGGGGCAGGACGCCTAA
- a CDS encoding O-acetylhomoserine aminocarboxypropyltransferase/cysteine synthase produces MKLSTICVQGAYRPKNGEPRVVPIVQSTTYKYDSSVEMGDLFDLKKSGYFYSRLQNPTCDTVAAKIAMLEGGVAGMLTGSGQAANFYAVFNIAGAGDHIVSSTAIYGGTYNLFNVTLRKLGIDFTFVSPSATEEELAAAIRPNTKAIFGETISNPSLEILDIEKFARVAHKAGVPLIVDNTFATPINCRPFDFGCDIVTHSTTKYMEGHASTVGGAIVDSGNFDWTQNDKFPGLTTPDDSYHGITYTEAFGKGAYITKAVVQLMRDLGAVQSPNEAFLLNVGLESLHLRIPRHCENAKKVAAYLKQHPAVTWVECAMLEGDRQYDLAQKYMPHGTCGVVSFGVKGGRTAATTFMDSLKLAAIVTHVADARTCCLHPASTTHRQLTDEQLEACGVRPDLVRLSVGIEDIDDILADLEQALAKI; encoded by the coding sequence ATGAAACTGTCAACGATTTGTGTACAGGGGGCTTACCGCCCCAAAAACGGCGAGCCCCGGGTGGTGCCTATTGTGCAAAGCACCACATACAAATATGACTCCAGCGTGGAGATGGGCGACCTGTTTGACCTAAAGAAAAGCGGCTACTTCTACTCCAGACTGCAAAACCCCACCTGCGACACGGTGGCGGCCAAGATCGCTATGCTGGAGGGGGGCGTGGCCGGTATGCTCACCGGCAGCGGCCAGGCGGCCAACTTTTACGCCGTCTTTAACATTGCCGGCGCCGGTGACCACATTGTCAGCTCTACCGCCATTTACGGCGGCACCTACAATCTGTTTAACGTGACCCTGCGCAAGCTGGGCATTGACTTTACCTTTGTGTCGCCCAGCGCCACGGAGGAGGAGCTGGCGGCAGCCATCCGCCCCAACACCAAGGCTATTTTTGGTGAGACCATCTCCAACCCCAGCTTGGAGATTTTGGATATTGAAAAGTTCGCCCGGGTGGCCCACAAGGCCGGTGTGCCACTGATCGTGGACAACACCTTTGCCACCCCCATCAACTGCCGCCCCTTTGACTTTGGGTGCGACATTGTAACCCACTCCACCACCAAGTATATGGAGGGCCACGCCTCCACCGTTGGCGGTGCCATTGTGGACAGCGGCAACTTTGACTGGACCCAAAATGACAAGTTCCCCGGCTTAACCACCCCGGACGACAGCTATCACGGCATTACCTACACCGAGGCATTCGGCAAGGGCGCCTACATCACCAAGGCAGTGGTGCAGCTGATGCGGGACCTGGGTGCGGTGCAAAGCCCCAACGAGGCATTTCTGCTGAATGTGGGACTGGAGAGCCTGCACCTGCGGATTCCCCGCCATTGCGAGAACGCCAAGAAAGTGGCGGCCTACTTAAAGCAGCACCCGGCGGTAACCTGGGTGGAGTGCGCCATGCTGGAGGGCGATCGCCAGTACGATCTGGCGCAGAAGTATATGCCCCACGGCACCTGCGGCGTGGTGAGCTTTGGGGTCAAGGGCGGCCGTACAGCTGCCACCACCTTTATGGACAGCCTGAAGCTGGCAGCCATCGTCACCCATGTGGCAGACGCTCGCACCTGCTGCCTGCACCCGGCATCTACCACCCATCGCCAGCTGACGGACGAACAGCTGGAGGCCTGCGGCGTGCGCCCGGATCTGGTGCGCCTGAGCGTAGGTATTGAGGATATTGACGACATTTTGGCAGACCTGGAACAGGCCCTGGCAAAGATCTGA
- a CDS encoding metal-sensing transcriptional repressor, with translation MDEKHAPTPAHNHNHDHTHTREVVNRLARAIGHLQKVKQMVEDGEDCSQVLVQLAAVKSALNSTGKVILKDHLEHCIVHAVEDGDTEMLTELSDAIDRFVK, from the coding sequence ATGGACGAAAAACACGCACCCACCCCGGCGCATAATCACAATCACGACCACACCCATACCCGGGAGGTGGTCAATCGACTGGCCCGGGCCATCGGCCACCTGCAAAAGGTGAAGCAAATGGTAGAGGACGGCGAGGATTGCTCCCAGGTGCTGGTGCAGCTGGCGGCGGTCAAGTCCGCCTTAAACAGCACCGGCAAGGTGATCCTCAAGGACCACCTGGAGCACTGTATCGTTCACGCCGTGGAGGACGGCGATACGGAAATGCTCACCGAACTGTCCGACGCCATCGACCGGTTTGTGAAATAA
- a CDS encoding phosphate propanoyltransferase: MDNQVTVEISARHVHLSQADLETLFGKGYELTVKKMLSQPGQYASNERVRVVGTKSEFPAVSILGPVRKATQVELSLTDARSIGVTAPVRESGDIAGSGACKLVGPAGEVELTEGVIAAKRHIHATTADAERMGLENGQIVSVEIPSANGRNLTFGDVVVRVSDSYALAMHIDTDEANAAGMAPNTPGTIIK, from the coding sequence ATGGACAATCAAGTGACTGTTGAGATTTCTGCCCGCCATGTACATTTGAGCCAGGCAGATCTGGAGACCCTGTTCGGTAAGGGCTATGAGCTGACGGTGAAGAAAATGCTGTCCCAGCCCGGCCAGTATGCCAGCAACGAGCGCGTGCGCGTGGTCGGTACCAAGAGCGAGTTCCCGGCTGTGTCTATCCTGGGCCCGGTGCGTAAGGCCACCCAGGTGGAGTTGAGCCTGACGGACGCCCGCTCCATCGGCGTGACCGCCCCGGTACGGGAGAGCGGCGATATTGCCGGTTCCGGCGCCTGCAAGCTGGTGGGCCCTGCCGGTGAGGTGGAGCTGACCGAGGGCGTGATCGCTGCCAAGCGCCATATCCACGCCACTACGGCAGACGCAGAGCGTATGGGTCTGGAGAATGGCCAGATCGTTAGCGTAGAGATTCCCTCTGCCAACGGCCGTAACCTGACCTTTGGCGATGTGGTGGTGCGTGTGTCTGACAGCTATGCCCTGGCTATGCACATTGACACGGACGAGGCCAACGCCGCCGGTATGGCACCCAATACCCCCGGCACGATTATTAAATAA
- a CDS encoding uracil-DNA glycosylase has product MTLDELKTHCLSCTECELCKTRTQVVFGVGNPAADILLIGEGPGENEDLQGQPFVGRSGKLLDQFLESIDLSREKNVYIANMVKCRPPKNRDPKPEEQEACLHWLREQFKIIRPRLVICVGRIAAQRLIDKDFRVTRQHGEFIDKNGTLFMGTYHPAAILRNPNNKEAAFGDWLKVRDKIEELHLNV; this is encoded by the coding sequence ATGACATTAGACGAACTGAAAACCCACTGCCTCAGCTGCACCGAATGCGAACTGTGCAAGACCCGCACCCAGGTGGTCTTTGGCGTAGGCAACCCGGCGGCAGACATTCTCCTAATCGGCGAAGGCCCGGGAGAGAACGAGGACCTGCAAGGCCAGCCCTTTGTGGGTCGCTCCGGCAAGCTGCTGGATCAATTTCTGGAGAGCATTGACCTGAGCCGGGAGAAGAATGTGTACATTGCCAATATGGTCAAGTGCCGCCCGCCTAAAAACCGGGACCCCAAGCCGGAGGAGCAGGAGGCCTGCCTGCATTGGCTGCGGGAGCAATTTAAAATCATTCGCCCACGGCTGGTGATCTGCGTAGGGCGCATTGCCGCCCAGCGGCTGATTGACAAGGACTTCCGGGTCACCCGCCAGCACGGCGAATTTATCGACAAAAACGGCACCCTGTTTATGGGCACTTACCACCCGGCGGCCATTCTCCGCAACCCCAATAACAAAGAAGCCGCCTTTGGCGACTGGCTGAAAGTGCGGGATAAAATTGAAGAATTGCACCTGAACGTGTGA
- the mgtE gene encoding magnesium transporter, with the protein MENKAPKIVEEIVAVIRSGAEKKQLLQRLDDYHANDIAQSLSYLSQTERLSLYAVLGVEWVSEILAYVEDPEPYARELGTEKLAAIINEMDADDAVDLLQKLDAADKEKLRPYLDEHVRADLQLIASYDEDRIGSLITTNYICIPKTLDIRTAMHELIRQAGEHDNISTLYVMDESGKFSGAIDLKDLIIARQNDSLDALIIYSYPYLFADEKISDCIEKIKDYAEDSLPVLNQSRQIIGIITAQDVVEAVDDEMGEDYAKLAGLTAEEDLNETTRQSIKKRLPWLMILLVLGMLVSSVVGAFEGVVAILPIVICFQSLVLDMAGNVGTQSLAVTIRVLVDEELGAKEKRKLVAKESKAGMFNGLLLGALAVAFLGVYVRLFKGYAPAQAFLISFCVGVALLLSMIVSSLVGTLVPMFFKKIKVDPAVASGPLITTINDLVAVVIYYGLAWVLLIHLAHIAG; encoded by the coding sequence TTGGAAAACAAAGCACCAAAGATTGTAGAAGAAATTGTTGCCGTGATTCGGAGCGGGGCAGAAAAAAAGCAGCTGCTCCAGCGGTTGGATGATTACCACGCCAATGATATTGCGCAGAGCTTGTCCTATCTGTCTCAGACGGAGCGGCTGTCCCTGTATGCGGTTTTAGGGGTCGAATGGGTCTCTGAGATCCTGGCGTATGTAGAGGATCCGGAGCCGTACGCCCGCGAGCTGGGCACGGAAAAGCTGGCGGCCATTATCAACGAAATGGACGCCGATGACGCGGTGGACTTGCTTCAAAAATTAGACGCGGCCGACAAGGAGAAGCTGCGCCCTTATTTGGACGAGCATGTGCGGGCGGATTTGCAGTTGATTGCCTCCTACGATGAGGACCGAATCGGCAGCTTGATCACCACCAATTATATCTGTATTCCGAAAACGCTGGATATTCGTACGGCCATGCATGAGCTGATCCGTCAGGCGGGGGAGCACGACAATATTTCCACCCTGTATGTGATGGACGAAAGCGGCAAATTCAGCGGCGCCATCGATCTGAAGGACCTGATCATCGCCAGGCAAAACGATTCGTTGGACGCTCTGATCATTTATTCTTATCCGTATCTTTTCGCGGATGAAAAAATATCCGATTGCATTGAGAAGATTAAGGACTATGCCGAGGATTCTTTGCCGGTTTTGAATCAAAGCCGGCAGATCATAGGGATTATTACCGCCCAGGATGTGGTGGAAGCGGTGGACGATGAAATGGGCGAGGATTATGCAAAGCTGGCCGGCTTGACTGCCGAAGAGGATCTGAATGAGACCACCAGGCAAAGCATAAAAAAGCGCTTGCCTTGGTTAATGATCTTGCTGGTTTTGGGCATGCTGGTTTCCAGCGTGGTGGGTGCCTTTGAGGGCGTGGTTGCCATTTTGCCCATTGTGATTTGTTTTCAGTCCCTGGTGCTGGATATGGCAGGCAATGTGGGCACCCAGTCCCTGGCCGTGACCATTCGTGTGCTGGTGGACGAGGAGCTGGGCGCCAAGGAAAAAAGAAAGTTGGTGGCAAAGGAAAGCAAAGCGGGGATGTTCAACGGATTGCTTTTGGGCGCCTTGGCCGTGGCTTTTCTGGGGGTGTATGTGCGCTTGTTTAAGGGTTATGCGCCGGCACAGGCTTTTCTTATCTCTTTTTGCGTGGGCGTGGCTTTGCTGTTGTCCATGATCGTATCCAGCCTGGTGGGTACGCTGGTGCCCATGTTCTTTAAGAAGATCAAGGTGGATCCGGCCGTGGCCTCCGGTCCGCTGATCACAACGATCAACGATTTGGTGGCAGTAGTGATCTATTACGGCTTGGCGTGGGTGCTGCTTATCCATCTTGCGCATATTGCAGGGTAA